The DNA sequence TTCGCCTGCTTCTCTGTTGCCGGATACGGCGTGCACTCATCAAAAATCATCACGATGTCGGAACCCAGATCACGCTGAACCTGAATCGCTATTTCTGGAGACAACTTAACCGGCGAACCGTCTATCGGAGAGCGGAACGTCACCTCCTTCTCGGTTATCTTGCGCATTTCGCCAAGACTGAACACCTGAAAACCGCCCGAGTCTGTGAGGATCGGCCCCTTCCATTGTGTAAAGTCGTGAAGATCACCGTGAGCTTTGATTACCTCGGTACCAGGGCGCAACATAAGGTGAAATGTGTTGCCGAGAATGATCTCAGCGCCGATCTCATGGATATCGCGAGGCAACATCCCCTTAACTGTCCCGTAGGTGCCTACAGGCATGAACGCGGGGGTTTCGACCGTACCTCGTGGAAAAGTCAGCCTGCCGCGTCGGGCCAGACCATCTTCTCCCAGTTTTTCAAAGGACATGAAACAGGACTGGCTCACGACTTGTCTCCGCTATTAAGTGGTAATGGGCTGCCTGCGTTTGCAGACTCATCGGGGGCGCCAAGTAACATCCCCCGGCTTGGTTCCTGCCCGGTTATAAACATGGCATCGCCATAACTGAAAAACCGGTACTCTTCGCGGATCGCATCGCGATATGCCTGCATCACATGTTCATAGCCTGCGAAAGCGCTGACCAGCATAATCAGCGTGGACTCGGGCAAATGAAAATTGGTGACCAGCGCATCGACTGTCTGAAACCGGTAGCCCGGATGAATAAAAATATCCGTCTCGCCCCGGAAAGGACGCAGACGACCACCCCGACTCGCAGATTCGAGAGACCGCACTGAAGTGGTACCTACAGCAACCACACGGCCGCCACGGGCGCGAGCACGGTTAACAGCTTCCACCGCCTCTTCGGGCACATGCACTATTTCACTGTGCATGACATGTTCGTCCAGGCGCTCTACACGTACTGGCTGGAACGTGCCCGCGCCTACATGCAGCGTAACAAATGTACTTTCCACGCCCCGTGCCTTAAGGGTCTCCAGCATAGCCTCATCAAAATGCAGGCCGGCCGTGGGCGCCGCAACAGCCCCGGCTTCCTTCGCGTAGACAGTCTGATAACGCTCACGATCCGCAGACTCATCAGGGCGGTCAACATAAGGCGGAAGGGGCATATGCCCGATACGTTCCAGCATGTCGAGTACCGGCTCACCGGCCTCGCTCTCCAGATGAAACAGCGCATCACTCCGCCCCGTCATATGCAGGCGGGTACCATCCTCAAGAATGACTTTCTGGCCTGCCTTGAGCGCCTTGGACGCACGAACGTGAGCAACAAGGCTATGCTCGCCAGTCACTCTCTCAACCAACACCTCGACCTGACCGCCAGTTTCTTTCTTTCCAAACAGGCGGGCGGGTATAACACGGGTATTGTTGAAAACAAGCAAGTCGCCAGGTTGCAGCAGATCAGGAAGGTCAGTAAAACAACGGTGGGCAATATCGCCACCATTGCCTTTCAGGCACAACAAACGGGAAGCACTACGCTCCCTTAGCGGGTACCGGGCGATGAGTTCGTCCGGGAGATCAAAATGAAAATCGGAGACGTTCATGGGCCGGGCTGTTCAAGACGCCGCAATATGCGACTTTAATATGGTAGCGGCGGGCGGACTCGAACCGCCACTCCGGTTAAGGAAACGGATTTTGAATCCGTCGTGTCTACCAATTTCACCACGCCGCCAATAAAGAGAGAGGGGGATTATACTTAGCCTGATCGTGAAAGCAATACACAGAGGCCCTGAGTTTTCCCAAAGGCCCCTGATTTTATAACCGATCGAATAACGATAGCTGAGAAACCTGGGCGAACGACAGTTGAGCAGCCTCTAGTACAAAACTCTGAAAGCTGAGATTGCTGATGGCTTCTGCGTAATCCACATCCTGTAACTGTGAGCGGATTTCGCTGGTATACAGCGATGAATCAGCAAGAAAATCCCTGGTAGAGTCCACAGCATTCATCCTGCCACCGACTTCTGTCTGCTTGAGCAATATGCTCTCCTGGGCATTATCCAGGTTAACCAGAGACTGCGCGATCAAGTCATTATAGGCCGCAAGCCCTTCCGGAGTGCCCTTATCCAGGGAACTGAGCCCGGAAATCAGGTTTTCTATAGTGCCGAATACCGATTGCCGCTCGTTGATCTTCAGCGTGAATGAATCCCCGGCTCCCGGCGTTATATCTGAAATAGTCGCCTCAACCCCGGCCACCACGAACGGCTCACCGCTCTCATAAACAGCCGGACTTACGGCTAGCGCATTGCCCTGAGTGTCCTGAGCCTGAATATTACCGGCACCATCTACAGTGATCGTAATATCATCGGGGAAGCTGCCACTGTAGGCTGCATTGAGGTCAGCCTCATTGACGACTGAAACACCGGAGATAAACCCACCGGAAACATTGTTGGTGTACTCCCCGGTGGCCGCTGCCGGAATATTCACAAAAATCCCTTTACCGTTGTCACTGATCGGTACAGTGACCCCATCATCAATCTCGAGAACTCTCTGACCCTCGTCCCCCATATAGACATACTGACCTTCATCATTCTGCTGAAAAGCCTGCACAGAGCCCTGAAAACCACTGAAAATATACTCGCCAGAGGCATCCCGGGTATTACCGATATTGGCGAGCTGGCCCAGCCTTTCTTCTATTTCCGAGGAGATCGAGATACGGTCGTTGACAGACAAGGCCGCGTTCCCGGCCTGAACAGTAAGCTCACGAATTCTCTGAAGGACGTCTATAGAACTTGCCAGAGCGTTCTCTTCCTGGCTGAGCCTGTTGTCGGCGAGATCCACATTGCGCTCATAGGTGCTGATCCGGGTAAGCTCCTGATCAAGCTTCAGAATGCGGGCAGCAGCCACAGGATCATCCGAGGGTTTATTCACCCGCTTACCCGTGGATATCTGTTCCTGCGTACTGGCCAGATTACTGTTCAGGTCCTGCAAACGGCTGATACCATTAGCAAATATCTGTTGTGATGAAATCCTGATCATGTCACATCACCTCATCTGTTACCGGAAAGTCTGCAACAGCGTGTCAAACAAATCCTGGGCTACTGAAATCACCTGCGCCGAGGCATTATAGGCAGCCTGATACTGAATCAGCCTGCCGGCTTCTTCATCAAGGTTTACCCCTGAAACCGACTGCTGGGCAGCGGTTGACTGTTCCAGCAGGGTCTGGCTCGCATCCAGATCAAACTGGCTCTGGCGGGTTTTTACACCTATGTCTTCCACCAGACCGGCATAACCTTCCGTGAAACTCTGGCTATTGCCATTCATGGTATTCGCAGTACCCAGAGCGGCCAGAAGCTCAGCATTCCGGTTATCCGACACCCCATTGCTGTTATAGGCAATCTCAAAGGTGTCGCCGGTTGCGGGAGTACCGGTCAGTTTGAACTGGAACCCCTGGTAGTCATCACCCGCCGCCGGGTCGTCACTGAACACCGTATTGATTTTTCCGGCTTCATAAGGCTGGTTTGCTGAACCCACTGTCGCGTTCGCCGGCGGTGGGCCGGTGACGGTAAAGGTCATACCTGTCGGGCCGCCCGAAGCAAACGAGATAGTCAAAGGCCCGTTAGCCAGTTCTCCGGAAGTCTGAAAACCCGGCAGCAAAGAACCCGTGAACGGGCTGCGCACATTCAGCATGGTTCCCTGGTCAATTTCGGCCGTACCAATATTCTGATCACCTGAGGTAGCTCGTATCGGACTGGCAAAGGCCAGATCTTCTTCGCGGCTCACCTGCAGGGTCATCGATTCGGCAGCATTGCGGCTGGGCTGAATCAGATACGAGTCTCCGGCGTTAAAGGTTCCGCCTTCAACGCGGATATTGAACCCGGGCATGGTTATCTCGGACTGCACAGGATCTGGCAGCCGGCCCTGATTCACAATCTCCCCGGAGGCCTCATCAATAAGCTCAAAGCTACTCCCGTCACCGGTGAACTGAAGCCTCCAGCTTCCGGCCGGCAACTCACTGCTATCCGTAATTTCTACCGCCAGCTGACCATCCCTCGGCAACTGGTTATCGGCGCTGGCTACCACCCGGCCTCTCTGCAGAGCAAGATCGTTCACGTCATTAAAGAATAACCCGCCAAGATCACCCTCAAGGTCCATACCGATTTCATGCTGATGGTTAACACTGTCAGCAACCGCGATTGCAATCCTTCCCAACTCATCAAACGCAGGCTGGAGAGCCTCATTTTCA is a window from the Marinobacter sp. ANT_B65 genome containing:
- the queA gene encoding tRNA preQ1(34) S-adenosylmethionine ribosyltransferase-isomerase QueA; the protein is MNVSDFHFDLPDELIARYPLRERSASRLLCLKGNGGDIAHRCFTDLPDLLQPGDLLVFNNTRVIPARLFGKKETGGQVEVLVERVTGEHSLVAHVRASKALKAGQKVILEDGTRLHMTGRSDALFHLESEAGEPVLDMLERIGHMPLPPYVDRPDESADRERYQTVYAKEAGAVAAPTAGLHFDEAMLETLKARGVESTFVTLHVGAGTFQPVRVERLDEHVMHSEIVHVPEEAVEAVNRARARGGRVVAVGTTSVRSLESASRGGRLRPFRGETDIFIHPGYRFQTVDALVTNFHLPESTLIMLVSAFAGYEHVMQAYRDAIREEYRFFSYGDAMFITGQEPSRGMLLGAPDESANAGSPLPLNSGDKS
- the flgL gene encoding flagellar hook-associated protein FlgL → MIRISSQQIFANGISRLQDLNSNLASTQEQISTGKRVNKPSDDPVAAARILKLDQELTRISTYERNVDLADNRLSQEENALASSIDVLQRIRELTVQAGNAALSVNDRISISSEIEERLGQLANIGNTRDASGEYIFSGFQGSVQAFQQNDEGQYVYMGDEGQRVLEIDDGVTVPISDNGKGIFVNIPAAATGEYTNNVSGGFISGVSVVNEADLNAAYSGSFPDDITITVDGAGNIQAQDTQGNALAVSPAVYESGEPFVVAGVEATISDITPGAGDSFTLKINERQSVFGTIENLISGLSSLDKGTPEGLAAYNDLIAQSLVNLDNAQESILLKQTEVGGRMNAVDSTRDFLADSSLYTSEIRSQLQDVDYAEAISNLSFQSFVLEAAQLSFAQVSQLSLFDRL
- the flgK gene encoding flagellar hook-associated protein FlgK, with protein sequence MAGLIGIGLTGIIGHQSALNTTGNNITNANTPGYSRQEVVFETQLGQRTGAGTIGNGVSVVDVRRLADEFLAQQVREDSTLSGEQEALNAELSRLDNLLGGETTGLNNALNNFFASLQNAAEDPASLPQRQLVLSEAEQVVNRFQALSEELIQQRESVKTQMQQGVGDANALLNSIAGLNLAISESPGLAQGQMPNELLDQRDEKLRQLAELVSIRVTEAEGSQVNVSLSNGLSLVIGDQASQLGTQDSAEDPTSLEFTLTTGGRVTNVDEQITGGTLGGLKRFENEALQPAFDELGRIAIAVADSVNHQHEIGMDLEGDLGGLFFNDVNDLALQRGRVVASADNQLPRDGQLAVEITDSSELPAGSWRLQFTGDGSSFELIDEASGEIVNQGRLPDPVQSEITMPGFNIRVEGGTFNAGDSYLIQPSRNAAESMTLQVSREEDLAFASPIRATSGDQNIGTAEIDQGTMLNVRSPFTGSLLPGFQTSGELANGPLTISFASGGPTGMTFTVTGPPPANATVGSANQPYEAGKINTVFSDDPAAGDDYQGFQFKLTGTPATGDTFEIAYNSNGVSDNRNAELLAALGTANTMNGNSQSFTEGYAGLVEDIGVKTRQSQFDLDASQTLLEQSTAAQQSVSGVNLDEEAGRLIQYQAAYNASAQVISVAQDLFDTLLQTFR